In a single window of the Amycolatopsis sp. cg5 genome:
- a CDS encoding helix-turn-helix domain-containing protein, with the protein MPRPERPLEAGDDAVVHFATELRLLREKAGSPTYRELAKQTNYSAGTLSDAAGGRKLPTLAVTLAYVKACAGDEEDWAARWHALSEGALEPEPDAEPPYVGLTAFGTEDAERFFGRKRVVEKVLERLATHRFIAVLGASGSGKSSVLRAGVIPALDATGTTGLITPGARPMAELTKAGPVDVLVVDQFEEVFTLCQDPAERTEFIAALVKLKKVVLGARIDFHARFAQHPELTDALEDGQILLGPMTTEELRLAITQPAVRVGLRIETALVSRLIADATGQPGMLPLLSHALLETWKRRRGNALILSGYESTGGIERAVAQTSEHVFTTLSPAQQQVTRQIFLRLTALGEGTEDTKRRLSRDELDDDPDIDVALGKLADARLITLDEHGIDIAHEALIRSWPRLREWLTEDREALRVHRRLTEATEAWEALDHDSGSLYRGTRLAIAQDWVTTHEGVLSKKERRFLDDSSAAETAERVATRKRTRRLRQLVALLAVLLLVAAGASAFAVNTSQTATEERNTALSQNVSHEATTLRPTKPALAAQLSLAAYRLVPTVEARGSLLSTFSTPYSSLLLGHTNNVNSAAFSPDGKLLATGAWDKTVRLWDVTNTHHPIELPTLDAHDDNVLAVAFSPDGKTLATASWDKTAKLWDVTDPRRIKPIATLTGHTDQVLALAFSRDGKTLVTGSADDTARLWNLADRTSKVLAGHAKDVVAVGISPDGTTLATGSDDKTLRLWSSSGAELKSIPVDPVLIRALAFSPTGHTLAGGENGGENRIRLWDVTDPAAPTDLAVLGGHKMAVRALTFNADGTRLLSSSEDRTATVWNIADPRQPKAALTLTGHTDIVAGATFSPDGRTVATTSDDYTVRLWDIPGPVVTSGESDICRVTLTPDGRSLITSARDGKVRVVDPAVPREITTLTDHTDGACAAAVSPDGSTLYTGSWDHTVKRRDLADPAKPVVIARHEDEIDAIALSPDGKRLAVAGDKHTVKLLDSTTGQELATLTGHTDDVHALAFSPDGRILASTSWDFTVRLWDMTANGALLGVLKGHTKAVTSLAYSPDGKTIVTAGRDRTARLWDVRDPREPHEVSQLSGHTDAVREMVFSSDGRTLATSSHDRTVRLWDTADPANPRQMAALTGHTDRVLGLVFAPDGHTLLSSGSDDIVLRWETDPELVAKRVCAVATPKITDAEWNRYFPGVAYQPPCP; encoded by the coding sequence GTGCCTCGTCCTGAGCGGCCGCTCGAGGCCGGAGACGACGCCGTCGTCCACTTCGCGACCGAGCTCCGGCTACTGCGCGAGAAGGCGGGCAGCCCCACCTACCGCGAACTCGCCAAGCAGACCAACTACTCCGCGGGCACGTTGTCCGACGCCGCCGGCGGGCGGAAGCTGCCGACGCTGGCGGTCACCCTCGCGTACGTGAAGGCGTGCGCGGGCGACGAAGAGGACTGGGCGGCGCGCTGGCACGCGCTCTCCGAGGGCGCGCTCGAACCCGAGCCGGACGCCGAGCCGCCGTATGTCGGGCTGACCGCGTTCGGGACCGAGGACGCCGAGCGGTTCTTCGGACGCAAGCGCGTCGTCGAGAAGGTCTTGGAGCGGCTCGCGACGCACCGGTTCATCGCGGTGCTCGGCGCGTCCGGGTCCGGCAAGTCGTCGGTGCTGCGGGCGGGCGTGATCCCGGCGCTCGACGCGACCGGCACCACCGGGCTGATCACGCCAGGCGCGCGCCCGATGGCCGAGCTGACCAAGGCCGGGCCGGTCGACGTGCTGGTCGTCGACCAGTTCGAGGAGGTCTTCACCCTCTGCCAGGACCCGGCGGAGCGAACCGAGTTCATCGCCGCGCTGGTCAAGCTCAAGAAGGTCGTGCTCGGCGCGCGGATCGACTTCCACGCGCGGTTCGCCCAGCACCCCGAGCTGACCGACGCGCTGGAAGACGGCCAGATCCTGCTCGGCCCGATGACCACGGAGGAGCTGCGGCTGGCGATCACCCAGCCCGCCGTCCGTGTCGGGCTGCGGATCGAGACCGCGCTCGTGTCACGGCTGATCGCGGACGCGACCGGCCAGCCGGGCATGCTGCCGCTGCTTTCGCACGCGCTGCTGGAGACGTGGAAACGCCGCCGCGGCAACGCGCTCATCCTCTCCGGCTACGAGTCGACCGGCGGGATCGAGCGTGCGGTCGCGCAGACCTCCGAGCACGTGTTCACCACGCTCAGCCCGGCCCAGCAGCAGGTCACCCGGCAGATCTTCCTCCGGCTGACCGCGCTCGGCGAAGGCACGGAGGACACCAAGCGCAGGCTCAGCCGCGACGAGCTCGACGACGACCCGGACATCGACGTCGCGCTCGGCAAACTCGCCGACGCCCGGCTGATCACCCTCGACGAGCACGGCATCGACATCGCGCACGAGGCGCTCATCCGCAGCTGGCCGAGGTTGCGCGAGTGGCTGACCGAAGACCGCGAAGCGCTGCGCGTGCACCGCAGGCTCACCGAAGCGACCGAGGCGTGGGAGGCGCTCGATCACGACTCGGGCTCGCTCTACCGCGGCACGCGGCTCGCGATCGCCCAGGACTGGGTCACCACGCACGAAGGAGTACTGAGTAAGAAGGAGCGCCGGTTCCTCGACGACAGCTCCGCCGCCGAGACGGCCGAGCGGGTGGCGACCCGCAAGCGGACGCGCAGGCTGCGTCAGCTGGTCGCGTTGCTGGCCGTGTTGCTGCTGGTCGCGGCGGGCGCAAGCGCTTTCGCGGTGAACACCTCCCAGACCGCGACCGAAGAACGGAACACCGCGCTCTCCCAGAACGTCTCGCACGAGGCGACGACGCTGCGCCCGACCAAACCGGCACTGGCGGCGCAGCTCTCGCTCGCGGCGTATCGCCTGGTGCCGACCGTGGAAGCGCGCGGCAGCCTGCTCAGTACCTTCTCGACGCCGTACTCCAGCCTGCTGCTCGGGCACACGAACAACGTCAACTCCGCCGCCTTCAGCCCGGACGGCAAGCTGCTGGCCACCGGCGCGTGGGACAAGACCGTCCGGCTCTGGGACGTCACGAACACCCATCATCCGATCGAGCTGCCGACACTCGACGCGCACGACGACAACGTGCTCGCGGTCGCGTTCAGCCCGGACGGCAAGACGCTCGCCACCGCGAGCTGGGACAAGACCGCGAAGCTGTGGGACGTCACCGATCCGCGCCGGATCAAGCCGATCGCGACACTGACCGGGCACACCGACCAGGTGCTCGCGCTGGCGTTCAGCCGCGACGGAAAGACACTGGTCACCGGCAGTGCCGACGACACCGCCCGGCTCTGGAATCTCGCCGACCGCACCAGCAAGGTGCTCGCCGGGCATGCCAAGGACGTGGTCGCGGTCGGCATCAGCCCCGACGGCACGACGCTGGCGACCGGCTCCGACGACAAGACACTGCGGCTCTGGAGTTCGAGCGGCGCCGAGCTCAAGTCGATCCCGGTCGACCCCGTCTTGATCCGTGCGCTCGCCTTCAGCCCGACCGGGCACACGCTCGCCGGCGGTGAGAACGGTGGCGAGAACAGGATCCGGCTCTGGGACGTCACCGACCCTGCCGCGCCGACCGACCTCGCGGTGCTGGGCGGGCACAAGATGGCCGTGCGCGCGCTCACGTTCAACGCCGACGGCACCCGGCTGCTCAGCTCGTCCGAGGACCGGACGGCCACGGTGTGGAACATCGCCGACCCGAGGCAGCCGAAGGCGGCGCTCACGCTCACCGGGCACACCGACATCGTCGCGGGCGCCACCTTCAGCCCCGACGGCCGCACGGTCGCCACCACCTCCGACGACTACACCGTCCGGTTGTGGGACATCCCCGGGCCGGTGGTCACGAGCGGCGAAAGCGACATCTGCCGGGTCACGCTGACCCCGGACGGCCGCTCGTTGATCACGAGCGCCCGCGACGGCAAGGTCCGGGTCGTCGATCCGGCGGTGCCCCGCGAGATCACCACGCTGACCGATCACACGGACGGCGCCTGCGCCGCGGCGGTCAGCCCCGACGGGAGCACGCTCTACACGGGCAGCTGGGACCACACAGTCAAACGCCGCGACCTCGCGGACCCGGCGAAGCCGGTCGTGATCGCCAGGCACGAGGACGAGATCGACGCCATCGCGCTGAGCCCGGACGGGAAACGGCTGGCCGTCGCCGGTGACAAGCACACCGTGAAACTGCTCGACAGCACCACCGGCCAGGAGCTGGCCACGCTCACCGGGCACACCGACGACGTGCACGCGCTGGCGTTCAGCCCGGACGGCCGGATACTCGCTTCGACGAGCTGGGACTTCACGGTCCGGCTTTGGGACATGACCGCCAACGGCGCGCTGCTCGGCGTGCTGAAAGGCCACACCAAGGCCGTGACCTCGCTGGCGTACAGCCCCGACGGCAAGACGATCGTGACCGCGGGCCGTGACCGCACCGCGCGGCTGTGGGACGTCCGCGATCCACGCGAGCCGCACGAGGTCTCGCAGCTGTCCGGGCACACGGACGCGGTGCGGGAGATGGTGTTCAGCTCCGACGGGCGCACACTCGCGACCTCGTCGCACGACCGGACCGTGCGGCTGTGGGACACGGCCGATCCGGCGAACCCCCGGCAGATGGCCGCGCTGACCGGACACACCGACCGGGTGCTCGGGCTGGTGTTCGCCCCCGACGGCCACACACTGCTGAGCAGTGGCAGCGACGACATCGTGCTGCGCTGGGAAACCGACCCGGAGCTCGTCGCGAAGCGGGTCTGCGCAGTGGCCACGCCGAAGATCACCGACGCCGAGTGGAACCGATACTTCCCCGGCGTCGCCTACCAGCCACCATGCCCGTAG
- a CDS encoding LLM class flavin-dependent oxidoreductase, translating into MSSLSDVPLSVLDLAPIVNGSDAGAALRNTVALSKHVEGLGYHRYWLAEHHNMPGIASSATSVLIGQVAAATSTMRVGSGGVMLPNHASLVIAEQFGTLEALHPGRIDLGIGRAPGSDQRTAMALRGPGGLSAENFPQQLTELIEYFEVSDKPVRAAVAEGNKPPIWLLGSSGFSARLAGQLGLPFSFAHHFAPDNTLAAVQLYRDSFRPSEVLDAPYVMLGASVIAADSDEHARYLAGPSGLTFLSLRRGRPIPLPTPEEAAAYPYTDMDRMFVEDRFASSIIGSPETVQKGLETLLSDTDADELMITTMVHAHADRVHSYDLVAGLR; encoded by the coding sequence GTGAGTTCACTGTCTGACGTGCCGCTTTCCGTGCTCGACCTCGCTCCGATCGTGAACGGGTCCGACGCCGGCGCCGCGCTGCGCAACACCGTCGCACTGTCGAAGCACGTGGAAGGCCTCGGCTACCACCGGTACTGGCTGGCCGAGCACCACAACATGCCCGGCATCGCCTCCTCGGCGACGTCCGTGCTGATCGGCCAGGTCGCGGCAGCGACGTCGACCATGCGCGTCGGCTCCGGCGGCGTGATGCTGCCGAACCACGCCTCGCTGGTGATCGCCGAGCAGTTCGGCACCCTCGAAGCGCTGCACCCCGGCCGGATCGACCTCGGCATCGGGCGCGCGCCGGGCAGTGACCAGCGCACCGCGATGGCGTTGCGCGGGCCGGGCGGGCTGTCGGCGGAGAACTTCCCGCAGCAGCTGACGGAGCTCATCGAGTACTTCGAGGTCTCGGACAAGCCGGTGCGCGCGGCGGTCGCCGAAGGCAACAAGCCGCCCATCTGGCTGCTGGGTTCGTCCGGCTTCAGCGCGCGGCTCGCGGGTCAGCTCGGCCTGCCGTTCTCGTTCGCGCACCACTTCGCGCCGGACAACACGCTCGCCGCCGTGCAGCTGTACCGCGACTCGTTCCGTCCGTCCGAGGTGCTCGACGCGCCGTACGTGATGCTCGGGGCTTCGGTGATCGCCGCCGACAGCGACGAGCACGCCCGCTACCTGGCCGGACCGAGTGGACTGACGTTCCTCAGCCTGCGCCGCGGCCGTCCGATCCCGCTGCCCACGCCCGAGGAGGCGGCGGCGTACCCGTACACCGACATGGACCGGATGTTCGTCGAGGACCGGTTCGCGAGCAGCATCATCGGTTCGCCCGAAACCGTCCAAAAAGGACTTGAGACGCTGCTGTCCGACACGGACGCCGACGAGCTGATGATCACCACGATGGTCCACGCGCACGCCGACCGGGTGCACTCGTATGACCTGGTGGCCGGACTACGCTGA
- a CDS encoding MlaE family ABC transporter permease produces MASRTGIPGAAALRETGRLYALGLDVVRCLFKRPFQARELIQQFWFIASVSILPTALVSIPFGAVIALHVGSLTTQIGAQSFTGAASVLAIIQQASPIVTALLIAGAGGSAMCADLGSRTIREEIDAMEVLGVSPIQRLIVPRVLAAMGVSAFLNGMVSVVGVVGGYFFNVVMQDGTPGAYLASFSALAQLPDLWISEIKAVIFGFVAAVVASYRGLNPKGGPKGVGDAVNQSVVITFLLLFMLNLVLSTLYLQLVPPKGM; encoded by the coding sequence GTGGCGAGCAGAACAGGCATCCCCGGCGCCGCCGCGCTGCGGGAAACCGGGCGGTTGTACGCGCTCGGGCTCGACGTCGTGCGCTGCCTGTTCAAACGTCCTTTCCAGGCGCGGGAACTGATCCAGCAGTTCTGGTTCATCGCGAGCGTGTCGATTCTGCCGACCGCGCTGGTGTCCATCCCGTTCGGCGCGGTCATCGCGCTGCACGTCGGCTCGCTGACCACGCAGATCGGCGCGCAGTCGTTCACCGGCGCGGCCAGCGTTCTCGCGATCATCCAGCAGGCCAGCCCGATCGTCACCGCGCTGCTCATCGCGGGCGCGGGCGGTTCGGCGATGTGCGCCGATCTCGGGTCACGCACCATTCGCGAAGAAATCGACGCGATGGAAGTGCTCGGTGTTTCACCCATTCAGCGCTTGATCGTGCCCAGGGTGCTCGCCGCGATGGGCGTCTCCGCGTTCCTGAACGGCATGGTGAGCGTTGTCGGCGTGGTCGGCGGCTATTTCTTCAACGTCGTCATGCAGGACGGCACACCCGGCGCTTACCTGGCCAGTTTCTCGGCGTTAGCCCAATTGCCGGATCTGTGGATCAGCGAGATCAAGGCCGTCATCTTCGGTTTCGTCGCCGCGGTGGTCGCCTCGTATCGCGGGCTCAATCCCAAGGGCGGCCCGAAAGGCGTCGGCGACGCGGTCAACCAGTCGGTCGTCATCACCTTCCTGCTCCTGTTCATGCTGAATCTGGTGCTCAGCACGCTGTATCTGCAGCTCGTGCCGCCGAAAGGGATGTAG
- a CDS encoding MlaE family ABC transporter permease codes for MNLGVLDRLGDQILFYLRALAWAPRALRRYFREITRLLAEVSFGTGALAVIGGTIGVMIGMTVFTGTVVGLQGYSALNQVGTSAFAGFVSAYFNTREIAPLVAGLALSATVGCGFTAQLGAMRISEEIDALEVMGIPSVPYLVTTRIIAGFVSVIPLYAIGLLTSYLASRQVTIWFFGQSAGTYDHYFLLFLPPGDVLWSFGKVLVFSVVVVLAHCYYGFRASGGPAGVGVAVGRGVRTAIVAISVLDFFLSLAIWGATTTVKVAG; via the coding sequence GTGAACCTCGGCGTGCTCGACCGGCTGGGCGACCAGATCCTGTTCTACCTCCGCGCGCTCGCGTGGGCGCCGCGGGCGCTGCGGCGGTACTTCCGCGAGATCACCAGGCTGCTCGCGGAAGTCAGCTTCGGCACCGGCGCGCTGGCCGTCATCGGCGGCACGATCGGCGTGATGATCGGGATGACCGTGTTCACCGGCACGGTCGTCGGCCTGCAGGGCTACTCCGCGCTGAACCAGGTCGGCACGTCCGCGTTCGCGGGTTTCGTCTCGGCTTATTTCAACACGCGTGAAATCGCGCCGCTGGTCGCCGGGCTCGCGCTCTCGGCGACGGTCGGCTGCGGGTTCACCGCGCAACTCGGCGCCATGCGGATCTCCGAGGAGATCGACGCGCTCGAGGTGATGGGCATCCCGAGCGTGCCGTACCTGGTCACCACCCGGATCATCGCCGGGTTCGTCTCGGTCATCCCGCTCTACGCGATCGGGCTGCTGACCTCGTACCTCGCCTCACGGCAGGTCACCATCTGGTTCTTCGGGCAGTCCGCGGGCACCTACGACCATTACTTCCTGCTGTTCCTGCCACCGGGCGACGTGCTGTGGTCGTTCGGGAAGGTGCTCGTGTTCAGCGTGGTCGTCGTGCTCGCGCACTGTTATTACGGCTTCCGCGCGAGCGGCGGGCCCGCCGGCGTCGGCGTGGCCGTCGGCCGGGGCGTGCGCACCGCGATCGTGGCGATCAGCGTGCTGGACTTCTTCCTCAGCCTGGCGATCTGGGGCGCGACGACCACCGTGAAGGTCGCCGGATGA
- a CDS encoding MCE family protein: MKLKLAGILFLVIMSAFVVGTVAVYNKAFVDSVPVTLKADRVGNQLRPGGEVKARGVVVGEIRAVHSSGSGASIDLAMEPGKVDMLPRDVSALLIPKTLFGERYVQLSIPDGSAAGHLRSGDVIPQDRSANAIELEKVFDNLLPVLQAVQPQKLATTLNTVASALQGRGEQLGKTIASASAYLENFNPSLPKLEADLRDLAKVSNLYGDIAPDLLDALTDSAKTLNTVHEKRDALAGLYPVVTTSAQDLATFLRNNKDNLIGLAATSRKPLEIAAEYSPSFPCTLKALTDLKPVMDKALGKGSGEPGLHVDITVTETRGKYVPGKDDPVYNATGGPRCYPSGVVPSQGTAAAPPGSEAHPLMPGQDDLGVPNSPQERELLATLVAPQLGVPTGQVPDWSSVLVGPLYRGTEVSLK; the protein is encoded by the coding sequence ATGAAACTCAAGCTCGCCGGGATCCTGTTCCTGGTCATCATGTCGGCGTTCGTGGTGGGCACGGTCGCCGTCTACAACAAGGCGTTCGTCGACTCGGTGCCGGTGACGCTCAAGGCCGACCGCGTCGGCAACCAGCTGCGTCCCGGCGGCGAGGTCAAGGCACGCGGCGTGGTGGTCGGCGAGATCCGCGCGGTCCACAGTTCGGGTTCCGGCGCTTCGATCGACCTCGCGATGGAGCCCGGCAAAGTCGACATGTTGCCCCGGGACGTGTCGGCGTTGCTGATCCCCAAGACACTCTTCGGCGAGCGCTACGTCCAGCTGTCCATTCCGGACGGTTCGGCGGCCGGGCATCTGCGCTCCGGCGACGTGATCCCGCAGGACCGCAGCGCCAACGCGATCGAGCTGGAGAAGGTGTTCGACAACCTCCTGCCGGTGCTGCAGGCCGTTCAGCCGCAGAAGCTCGCGACGACGCTGAACACGGTCGCGTCGGCGTTGCAGGGCCGTGGCGAGCAGCTCGGCAAGACGATCGCTTCGGCTTCGGCGTACCTCGAGAACTTCAACCCCAGCCTGCCGAAGCTCGAAGCGGACCTGCGCGACCTCGCGAAGGTCAGCAACCTCTACGGCGACATCGCGCCCGATCTGCTCGACGCGCTCACCGACTCCGCGAAGACGCTGAACACCGTCCACGAGAAGCGTGACGCGCTCGCCGGGCTGTACCCGGTGGTCACCACCTCGGCGCAAGACCTCGCGACCTTCCTGCGCAACAACAAGGACAACCTGATCGGGCTGGCCGCGACCAGCCGCAAGCCGCTGGAGATCGCCGCCGAGTACTCGCCGAGCTTCCCCTGCACGCTCAAGGCGCTGACCGACCTCAAGCCCGTGATGGACAAGGCGCTCGGCAAGGGCTCCGGCGAACCCGGACTGCACGTGGACATCACCGTCACCGAAACGCGCGGCAAGTACGTGCCTGGCAAGGACGACCCCGTGTACAACGCGACCGGCGGGCCGCGCTGCTACCCCAGCGGTGTGGTGCCGAGCCAGGGCACCGCCGCCGCGCCGCCCGGCTCCGAAGCCCACCCGCTCATGCCGGGCCAGGACGACCTCGGCGTGCCGAATTCCCCGCAGGAGCGCGAACTACTGGCCACGCTGGTCGCGCCGCAGCTCGGTGTCCCGACCGGACAGGTCCCCGACTGGAGCAGCGTCCTCGTCGGACCGCTCTACCGGGGGACGGAGGTGAGCCTCAAGTGA
- a CDS encoding MCE family protein produces MRNFAAPLVKSLIFILVTTVATTLLALSITNTGLGDSDVYSAKFTDATSLNVGDDVRISGVRVGQIESLGIADQSLAQVKFSIEKGRRLPADVTAVIKYRNMVGQRYIALIRGKGTTGTLEPGAEIPLERTTPALDLTDLFNGFKPLFQALSPNDVNQLSGEIVQVLQGEGGTVESLLSHTGSLTSTLASRDQVIGQVITNLNSVLQNINDKGDALSTLLSTLRQLVSGLAGDRAAIGDAITGIGDLSNATAGLLEVARPPLKDSVDRLGQLSENLANGSAEVNQFLDNLPTKFNEVGRLGSYGSWMNFYLCSAQLQTDPPRGIAPTAARCRP; encoded by the coding sequence GTGAGGAACTTCGCCGCACCACTGGTCAAAAGCCTGATCTTCATCCTGGTCACCACGGTCGCCACCACGCTGCTCGCGCTGTCGATCACCAACACCGGGCTCGGTGACTCCGATGTGTACAGCGCCAAGTTCACCGACGCGACCTCCCTCAACGTCGGCGACGACGTGCGCATCTCCGGGGTCAGGGTCGGGCAGATCGAGTCGCTCGGCATCGCCGACCAGAGCCTCGCGCAGGTCAAGTTCTCCATCGAAAAGGGACGCAGGCTGCCCGCCGACGTGACCGCGGTCATCAAGTACCGCAACATGGTCGGTCAGCGCTACATCGCGCTGATCAGGGGCAAGGGCACCACCGGCACGCTTGAACCCGGCGCGGAGATCCCACTCGAACGCACCACCCCTGCGCTCGATCTCACGGATCTCTTCAACGGGTTCAAGCCTCTTTTCCAGGCGCTCTCCCCGAACGACGTCAACCAGCTCTCCGGCGAGATCGTCCAGGTGCTGCAAGGCGAAGGCGGCACCGTCGAGAGCCTGCTCAGCCACACCGGCTCGCTGACGTCGACGCTGGCCAGCCGCGATCAGGTGATCGGCCAGGTCATCACGAACCTGAATTCGGTGCTGCAGAACATCAACGACAAGGGTGACGCACTGTCCACATTGCTCTCCACGCTGCGGCAGCTGGTGTCGGGGCTCGCCGGTGACCGGGCGGCCATCGGCGACGCGATCACCGGCATCGGCGATCTGTCGAACGCCACCGCCGGGCTGCTCGAAGTCGCCAGGCCGCCGCTCAAGGACAGTGTCGACCGGCTCGGGCAGCTCTCGGAGAACCTGGCGAACGGCTCGGCCGAGGTGAACCAGTTCCTCGACAACCTGCCGACGAAGTTCAACGAGGTCGGCAGGCTCGGCAGCTACGGCTCGTGGATGAACTTCTACCTCTGCAGCGCGCAGCTGCAGACGGACCCGCCACGCGGGATCGCGCCGACCGCGGCGAGGTGCCGGCCGTGA
- a CDS encoding MCE family protein, which yields MKSFKERNPLVIGVIGSTVIAGLLAVTFNYENLPIVGGGTTYQAEFTEAAGLQSDDEVRVAGIKVGEVTRVALADDHVLVNFRVKDAWIGDRTSAEIKIKTLLGRKFLSLRPTGSAVQDPKHAIPRDRTVTPYDVTDAFNGLSKTVGAIDTNQLAASFQTLSDTFKNSPEHVRSALDGLSALSKTISSRDEELAKLLGNARKVTGTLAASNEDFDKLLDDGNLLLGELNNRRDAIHELLVGAQNLATQLSGLVADNQNRLSGALTQLQTVTELLKKQNANIDEALRLAGPYFRVVNNTVGNGRWVDSYVCGLIPENRNPCTPPIGGGK from the coding sequence GTGAAGTCGTTCAAGGAGCGCAATCCGCTGGTCATCGGGGTCATCGGCAGCACGGTGATCGCCGGGCTGCTGGCCGTCACGTTCAACTACGAGAACCTGCCGATCGTCGGCGGCGGCACGACGTACCAGGCCGAGTTCACCGAAGCCGCCGGGCTGCAGAGCGACGACGAGGTGCGCGTCGCCGGCATCAAGGTCGGCGAGGTCACCAGGGTGGCGCTGGCCGACGACCACGTGCTGGTGAACTTCCGCGTGAAGGACGCCTGGATCGGCGACCGGACATCGGCCGAGATCAAGATCAAGACGTTGCTGGGCCGCAAGTTCCTCTCGCTGCGCCCGACCGGCTCCGCCGTCCAGGACCCCAAGCACGCCATCCCGCGCGACCGGACGGTCACCCCGTACGACGTCACCGACGCGTTCAACGGCCTGTCGAAGACCGTCGGCGCGATCGACACCAACCAGCTGGCGGCCAGCTTCCAGACGCTGAGCGACACGTTCAAGAACTCGCCGGAGCACGTGCGCAGCGCGCTCGACGGGTTGTCCGCGCTGTCGAAGACGATCTCCAGCCGTGACGAGGAGCTGGCCAAGCTGCTCGGCAACGCGCGCAAGGTGACCGGCACGCTCGCGGCGTCCAATGAGGACTTCGACAAGCTGCTCGACGACGGGAACCTCTTGCTGGGCGAGCTGAACAACCGGCGCGACGCCATCCACGAGCTGCTCGTCGGCGCGCAGAACCTGGCGACACAGCTGTCCGGTCTGGTCGCGGACAACCAGAATCGGCTCAGCGGGGCGCTGACCCAGCTGCAGACCGTGACCGAGCTGCTGAAGAAGCAGAACGCGAACATCGACGAGGCGCTGCGGCTGGCCGGGCCGTACTTCCGCGTGGTCAACAACACCGTCGGCAACGGCCGCTGGGTGGACAGCTACGTGTGCGGGCTGATCCCGGAGAACCGGAATCCGTGCACCCCGCCGATCGGCGGTGGCAAGTGA
- a CDS encoding MCE family protein encodes MALVLAVVTGGILWWIFDGHGDKRITAYFTRAVGVYTGSDVRLLGVRIGEVETVTPDGERVEVVMRIDGGVGVAEDANVLVIAPSVVSDRYVQFSKPSRGGPRLGNGAVIGVERTGTPVELDELYASLNTLATALGPNGANSNGALSDLLNTGAANLRGNGRPFNDSVRDFADLARTLAGNKDDLFGTVDELQRFTSMLASNDIQVSNINSRLATVTRTLASNKTELSGALDGLGRALADVQDFLRDNRALIKSNVDNLAVTTQTLVDKRAALAETLDTIPLAVTDVLNAFDPKTGTLQGRTALDYYLLPLPVTGPLYQGAPK; translated from the coding sequence ATGGCGCTGGTGCTGGCCGTGGTCACCGGCGGCATCCTGTGGTGGATCTTCGACGGCCACGGCGACAAGCGGATCACCGCGTACTTCACGCGCGCGGTCGGCGTGTACACCGGCTCGGACGTGCGGCTGCTCGGCGTGCGGATCGGTGAGGTCGAGACGGTCACCCCGGACGGTGAGCGCGTCGAGGTCGTCATGCGGATCGACGGCGGCGTCGGGGTCGCCGAGGACGCGAACGTGCTGGTCATCGCGCCGAGCGTGGTGTCGGACCGGTACGTGCAGTTCTCGAAGCCGTCGCGCGGCGGGCCCCGGCTGGGCAACGGCGCGGTCATCGGCGTCGAACGGACCGGGACCCCGGTCGAGCTCGACGAGCTGTACGCGAGCCTGAACACGCTGGCCACCGCGCTCGGCCCGAACGGGGCGAACTCCAACGGCGCGCTGTCCGATCTGCTCAACACCGGCGCGGCCAACCTGCGCGGCAACGGGCGGCCGTTCAACGACAGCGTCCGCGACTTCGCCGATCTGGCACGGACGCTGGCGGGCAACAAAGACGATCTGTTCGGCACGGTCGACGAGCTGCAGCGGTTCACGAGCATGCTGGCGAGCAACGACATCCAGGTGTCCAACATCAACTCGCGGCTCGCGACCGTCACGCGAACGCTGGCGTCCAACAAGACCGAGCTGTCCGGCGCGCTGGACGGGCTCGGGCGGGCGCTGGCGGACGTGCAGGACTTCCTCCGGGACAACCGCGCGCTCATCAAGTCCAATGTGGACAACCTGGCGGTGACCACGCAGACGCTGGTGGACAAGCGGGCCGCGCTGGCGGAGACGCTGGACACGATCCCGCTCGCGGTGACCGACGTGCTCAACGCGTTCGACCCGAAGACCGGCACGCTGCAGGGCCGGACCGCGCTGGACTACTACCTGCTTCCGTTGCCGGTCACCGGCCCGCTCTACCAGGGAGCGCCGAAATGA